In the Salinirubrum litoreum genome, one interval contains:
- a CDS encoding glucan 1,4-alpha-glucosidase, translating to MQLRDALNDYKRHRGEAARFPGERRTTRGLFAGDAGRLVHVDSDGRVRDFGYPLSGLNGIERSRFGLCVADSSEPVETSDADPGEADSDDPHVTWLDDWETVEQSYHADTAMVVTRHRAGDGEVVQYDLTLDDAHLTHFDCDGLTAGDDGTKPTLIAYVGFAPDRQETQLGQLRHDDACEVFHADEHDFFGSATGFADLQGRVPIRFEEVLGPDAVDLPRPLTEGRYEEGRLSGDLVGEVPVESGGATLVTLPTDATETGREAALGRLTALADAHHDTDALVTAAENARSDVLRRASEDDVPDTAVPDLRVVSLLSAETGLRIAGPDFDPFYVYSGGYGYTWFRDDGEISRFLLSADATYDLALADWHARSARMYCRTQCADGSWPHRVWARDGRLAPGWAHGRLEAGDDVDYQADQTGSVVGFLAELLAERGDDLDADLDGEIRETLADALAGLDETLAEDGRPITCQNAWENMTGRFAHTTATFLDAYARLADAPVSGAAREQATESAESVYDAVDDLWVPERGVFALREHDPEAPPDQDHATAGADDESALDDRLDSSTLALVGAHRAYDESDATRSVDSERLDRLVSHVETTIEGLHRETPEIEGLIRFEGDDWRTRTQGREKVWTVSTAWGANAAAELAGLLAEHDDPRAERFAERARHLLSLVSVGGALSTAGGYLPEQFFDDGTPDSATPLGWPHALRLATVARLDADGLLDVDSVEALADD from the coding sequence ATGCAACTGCGCGACGCGTTGAACGACTACAAACGCCATCGTGGGGAGGCGGCACGGTTCCCCGGCGAGCGGCGGACGACACGGGGGTTGTTCGCGGGCGACGCGGGGCGACTGGTCCACGTCGACTCCGACGGGCGGGTGCGGGACTTCGGCTATCCACTCTCCGGGCTGAACGGGATCGAACGCTCCCGGTTCGGGCTGTGTGTCGCGGATTCGAGTGAGCCAGTCGAGACGAGCGATGCCGACCCGGGCGAGGCGGACTCCGACGACCCGCACGTGACGTGGCTCGACGACTGGGAGACGGTCGAGCAGTCGTACCACGCCGACACCGCGATGGTCGTCACGCGCCACCGCGCGGGCGACGGCGAGGTCGTCCAGTACGATCTGACGCTCGACGACGCGCACCTGACACACTTCGACTGCGACGGACTGACGGCCGGCGACGACGGGACCAAGCCGACGCTGATCGCCTACGTCGGCTTCGCGCCGGACCGACAGGAGACCCAGTTGGGTCAGCTCCGACACGACGACGCGTGCGAGGTGTTCCACGCCGACGAACACGACTTCTTCGGGAGTGCGACCGGCTTCGCCGATCTGCAGGGGCGCGTGCCGATCCGGTTCGAGGAGGTGCTGGGACCGGACGCCGTCGACCTCCCACGACCGCTGACCGAGGGTCGCTACGAGGAGGGTCGGCTGAGTGGTGATCTGGTCGGCGAGGTCCCAGTCGAGTCGGGCGGTGCCACGCTGGTCACGCTCCCGACCGACGCGACCGAGACGGGTCGGGAGGCCGCGCTGGGTCGACTGACCGCGCTGGCCGACGCGCACCACGACACGGACGCGCTGGTCACCGCCGCCGAGAACGCCCGGAGCGACGTACTCCGGCGGGCGAGCGAGGACGACGTCCCGGACACCGCCGTCCCGGATCTGCGGGTCGTCTCGCTGCTCTCTGCCGAGACCGGTCTCCGCATCGCCGGGCCGGACTTCGACCCCTTCTACGTCTACTCCGGCGGCTACGGCTACACCTGGTTCCGCGACGACGGCGAGATCTCCCGGTTCCTGCTCTCGGCGGACGCGACCTACGACCTCGCCCTGGCGGACTGGCACGCCCGGAGCGCCCGGATGTACTGCCGAACGCAGTGTGCAGACGGCTCGTGGCCCCACCGCGTCTGGGCACGGGACGGGCGTCTCGCGCCGGGGTGGGCACACGGTCGGCTGGAGGCCGGCGACGACGTGGACTACCAGGCGGACCAGACCGGCAGCGTGGTGGGCTTCCTCGCGGAACTGCTCGCGGAGCGGGGTGACGATCTCGACGCCGACCTCGACGGCGAGATTCGGGAGACGCTCGCCGACGCGCTGGCTGGCTTGGACGAGACGCTCGCCGAGGACGGCCGGCCGATCACCTGCCAGAACGCCTGGGAGAACATGACCGGTCGGTTCGCCCACACGACCGCGACGTTCCTCGACGCCTACGCCCGACTGGCCGACGCGCCGGTCTCGGGAGCAGCGCGTGAGCAGGCTACCGAGAGTGCGGAGTCGGTGTACGACGCGGTCGACGACCTGTGGGTGCCGGAACGCGGCGTCTTCGCCCTCCGGGAACACGACCCCGAGGCCCCGCCGGATCAGGACCACGCGACCGCCGGTGCGGACGACGAGTCCGCGCTCGACGACAGGCTGGACTCCTCGACGCTCGCGCTGGTCGGTGCGCACCGGGCGTACGACGAGTCGGACGCGACGCGTAGTGTGGATTCAGAGCGACTGGACCGACTCGTCTCGCACGTCGAGACGACCATCGAGGGTCTGCACCGCGAGACCCCAGAGATAGAAGGCCTGATCCGGTTCGAGGGCGACGACTGGCGGACTCGCACGCAGGGTCGGGAGAAGGTCTGGACCGTCTCGACCGCGTGGGGTGCGAACGCGGCCGCAGAGCTCGCTGGATTGTTGGCCGAACACGACGACCCGCGTGCCGAGCGATTCGCCGAGCGCGCTCGCCACCTGCTCTCGCTCGTGTCGGTCGGCGGGGCGCTCTCGACCGCCGGGGGGTATCTCCCCGAGCAGTTCTTCGACGACGGGACGCCGGACAGCGCGACCCCGCTGGGCTGGCCGCACGCGCTTCGACTTGCGACGGTGGCGCGGTTGGATGCGGACGGGTTGTTGGATGTCGACAGTGTGGAAGCTTTGGCGGACGACTAG
- a CDS encoding alpha-amylase family glycosyl hydrolase — MHHPGPPRFTSVGRPVELAPRAPEQSVTAVEFDDPTDPAELAHRIDGDAFAWTLVDTPTESDVTLGDGPVVHLTPDESGVYRCRLTAPDGDHTVVVRAFPDERRPAAFAVPVADLPTPAHRIDRVSLVGPFNEHRPGRDRPELVDGEYVAETRLLPGVHRYSLLVNDDYEEAYHDELVVPGPGRPRVGLDAEVDSDEVVVTADAERPPTRIGGGAGRSTDSASVAGDDESVSETPLSVEFHLDTRDGLTRENVTVEGETLRIPRSALPGDAESDTADASDAVDEPVRVHAVAVGQRHSVADTVAITADDGGESAADDGSDDRSTDDTDTALPTVHRPNDPPEWGESPTIYEIFVRTFAGGTLDTTFAELERRVPYLDSLHVDAVWLTPVVASPTRHGYHVTDYFDTAADLGSRAEFESFVAACHDHDIQVIFDLVVNHTSRDHPAFQLHSAGVPNYENLYDRVDETPFAPNGATVPSEDRDPDWAGPGAPDFYFNWTRIPNVNYDSLAVRAWMLAVIDEWAAVVDGFRCDVAWGVPHGFWKEVADRLPDDFLLLDETIPADPAYHESEFDVHYDTRLYHTLREIGDGDRPATAVFDALDRVASDGFPRSAVQMRYVENHDETRYLTDCGRSQLAAATAITFTLPGAPMLYAGQERGVPGQRGRMRWHDGDDDLTAFHRACARLRREFPELGTADDESVEQVALSPAPDHLVAFRREVGGRGDAGDSSEDADALVVVCNFDDDPETTTVVDATVGETDLLSGESVVVEGVVQVERAVVLRAV, encoded by the coding sequence ATGCACCACCCCGGCCCGCCCCGGTTCACCTCGGTCGGCCGACCGGTCGAACTCGCGCCCCGTGCTCCCGAGCAGTCGGTGACAGCCGTCGAGTTCGACGATCCGACCGACCCTGCCGAACTGGCCCACCGCATCGACGGCGACGCCTTCGCGTGGACGCTCGTTGACACGCCCACCGAGAGCGACGTGACCCTCGGCGACGGGCCGGTCGTCCACCTCACGCCGGACGAGTCTGGCGTCTACCGGTGCCGACTCACGGCACCAGATGGAGACCACACGGTCGTCGTCCGCGCGTTCCCCGACGAGCGCAGACCGGCAGCGTTCGCCGTGCCGGTCGCGGACCTTCCCACACCCGCACACCGCATCGACCGCGTCTCGCTCGTGGGGCCGTTCAACGAGCACCGACCCGGACGGGACCGGCCCGAACTGGTCGACGGCGAGTACGTCGCCGAGACGCGACTGCTCCCCGGCGTCCACCGGTACAGCCTGCTGGTCAACGACGACTACGAGGAGGCGTACCACGACGAACTCGTCGTGCCGGGACCGGGCCGTCCCCGCGTCGGTCTCGACGCCGAGGTCGATTCGGACGAGGTCGTCGTCACCGCCGACGCCGAGCGCCCGCCGACTCGCATCGGTGGCGGTGCCGGGCGGTCGACCGACTCGGCGTCGGTAGCGGGCGACGACGAGTCGGTCTCGGAGACACCACTCTCGGTCGAGTTCCACCTCGACACGCGCGACGGCCTGACGCGCGAGAACGTGACCGTCGAGGGCGAGACACTCCGGATTCCACGGTCGGCACTGCCGGGGGACGCGGAGTCGGACACGGCCGACGCGAGCGACGCAGTCGACGAACCCGTCAGAGTCCACGCGGTCGCAGTCGGTCAGCGCCACAGCGTGGCCGACACGGTGGCGATCACGGCGGACGACGGGGGTGAGTCGGCGGCAGACGACGGGAGCGACGACCGGTCGACCGACGACACCGACACGGCTCTCCCCACGGTCCACCGGCCGAACGACCCGCCCGAGTGGGGCGAGTCGCCGACCATCTACGAGATCTTCGTCCGGACCTTCGCGGGCGGGACCCTCGACACCACCTTCGCGGAACTCGAACGCAGAGTACCGTATCTCGACTCACTCCACGTCGACGCGGTGTGGCTCACGCCGGTCGTCGCCAGTCCGACCCGGCACGGCTACCACGTCACCGACTACTTCGACACCGCCGCGGACCTCGGCTCTCGCGCCGAGTTCGAGTCGTTCGTCGCCGCCTGCCACGACCACGACATTCAGGTGATCTTCGACCTCGTGGTCAACCACACCTCGCGGGACCACCCCGCGTTCCAACTCCACTCGGCGGGGGTGCCGAACTACGAGAATCTCTACGACCGGGTCGACGAGACACCCTTCGCGCCGAACGGGGCGACCGTCCCGAGCGAGGACCGCGACCCCGACTGGGCCGGACCGGGCGCGCCGGACTTCTACTTCAACTGGACGCGCATCCCGAACGTGAACTACGACTCGCTGGCGGTCCGGGCGTGGATGCTCGCGGTGATCGACGAGTGGGCCGCGGTCGTGGACGGCTTCCGGTGTGACGTGGCGTGGGGCGTCCCCCACGGCTTCTGGAAGGAGGTCGCCGACCGACTGCCCGACGACTTCCTGCTCTTGGACGAGACCATCCCGGCGGATCCCGCCTACCACGAGTCGGAGTTCGACGTCCACTACGACACGCGGCTCTACCACACCCTGCGCGAGATCGGCGACGGCGACCGCCCCGCGACTGCCGTCTTCGACGCGCTGGACCGCGTCGCGAGCGACGGCTTCCCGCGCTCTGCCGTCCAGATGCGCTACGTCGAGAACCACGACGAAACCAGATATCTGACCGACTGCGGCCGGAGTCAACTCGCGGCCGCGACCGCGATCACGTTCACCCTGCCGGGTGCGCCGATGCTCTACGCCGGGCAGGAGCGCGGCGTCCCGGGCCAGCGCGGCCGGATGCGGTGGCACGACGGCGACGACGACCTCACCGCGTTCCACCGGGCGTGTGCCCGCCTCCGTCGGGAGTTCCCCGAACTCGGCACCGCCGACGACGAGTCGGTCGAACAGGTGGCGCTGTCGCCCGCGCCGGACCACCTCGTCGCGTTCCGGCGCGAGGTCGGCGGGAGGGGAGACGCCGGCGACAGTAGCGAGGACGCGGACGCACTGGTGGTCGTCTGCAACTTCGACGACGATCCGGAGACGACGACCGTCGTGGACGCGACGGTCGGCGAGACCGACCTGCTGTCGGGCGAGTCGGTCGTCGTGGAGGGCGTCGTGCAGGTCGAGCGTGCGGTGGTCCTGCGAGCGGTCTGA
- a CDS encoding TrmB family transcriptional regulator, with amino-acid sequence MDDSSLADLLSQFGLSDKEIDTYLTLLDHGEAKASTVADDAGVSKRYVYSISEKLEERGFVTVDDHVVPTTIRANPPEEVIDTLSRNLDEMEPALADRYTRTAPADARFEVVKSRVTVLKRAAELIANADEEVTLSIPHDRLPELADELRAALDRGVLVLLVVSGVEPGPDLGLDGLASVARAWSQPMPTMLTADRQSGLVAPTEMITRSNAGKEAIAFGQQQLGPILVGSFLGNYWPMAEEVYAAEPTALPATYRDFRHAVLEAELHRRAGTPIRARVRGRLVGGEEESFEEFVGRVTDVRQGLLAPGNNSFPVENSFDIETEEGVHLAVGGLGAFVEDVEASEVTLELIE; translated from the coding sequence ATGGACGATTCGTCGCTGGCCGACCTCCTCTCGCAGTTCGGCCTCTCCGACAAGGAGATCGACACCTACCTCACCCTCCTCGATCACGGCGAGGCGAAGGCGAGCACGGTCGCCGACGACGCCGGCGTCTCGAAGCGGTACGTCTACAGCATCAGCGAGAAACTGGAGGAACGCGGCTTCGTCACGGTCGACGACCACGTCGTCCCGACGACCATCCGCGCGAACCCACCGGAGGAAGTCATCGACACGCTCTCTCGCAACTTAGACGAGATGGAACCCGCACTCGCCGACCGGTACACCCGGACCGCACCGGCCGACGCCCGGTTCGAGGTCGTCAAGTCCCGCGTCACGGTGCTGAAGCGCGCCGCGGAACTGATCGCCAACGCCGACGAGGAGGTCACGCTCTCTATCCCCCACGACCGCCTGCCGGAACTCGCCGACGAACTCCGGGCCGCACTCGATCGCGGTGTCCTCGTTCTCTTGGTCGTCTCCGGCGTCGAACCCGGTCCCGACCTCGGACTGGACGGACTGGCGAGTGTCGCCCGCGCGTGGAGTCAGCCGATGCCGACGATGCTGACCGCCGACCGGCAGTCGGGGCTGGTCGCGCCGACCGAGATGATCACCCGGTCGAACGCCGGGAAGGAGGCCATCGCGTTCGGGCAACAGCAACTGGGGCCGATCCTCGTCGGGTCGTTCCTCGGGAACTACTGGCCGATGGCCGAGGAGGTGTACGCCGCCGAACCGACCGCCCTCCCCGCGACCTACCGCGACTTCCGGCACGCCGTCCTCGAAGCGGAACTCCACCGCCGCGCCGGCACACCGATCCGCGCTCGCGTTCGCGGGCGACTCGTCGGCGGCGAGGAGGAGAGCTTCGAGGAGTTCGTCGGCCGCGTGACCGACGTGCGACAGGGGCTGCTCGCGCCGGGGAACAACTCCTTCCCGGTCGAGAACTCCTTCGACATCGAGACCGAGGAGGGTGTCCACCTCGCGGTCGGCGGTCTCGGCGCGTTCGTCGAGGACGTGGAGGCCAGCGAGGTGACGCTGGAACTGATCGAGTGA
- a CDS encoding digeranylgeranylglycerophospholipid reductase, which produces MTEHYDVVVAGAGPAGAQCARDLAERGYDTVVLETESEAEFPRQSNKSTAGTFPSTMGSFNIPDDVVMNYTDEVVIESPNDAYGRTQSGAVLEFADFKRWLVAEGRDNGAEYIFDARVTNPITENGEIIGVEYNRDEEVYGDIVVDATGPNAPLAKKLGVVDLERENQAIGIEYELEGIEIDHPDYADLTDAMMLRLDHDLAPGGYSWIFHTGGDTAKVGICYIQNTAHQEYARDGFTVDDYLQYWLDTDPRFADAERIEGKQHRGSAHIQLPEGLSAANFMAVGDTVPTIDPLWGEGIGKGLQSGRAAAITADNCLMAGLDDTSAEAMSTYDRLWHETVAPNVKKRLHMTQLLYRGTNERYDKLVRDLNSIGGDTLQRANGGDIRALLRIVKSEDVPVIARYAKEQFFGR; this is translated from the coding sequence ATGACCGAACACTACGATGTCGTCGTCGCCGGGGCGGGTCCTGCCGGCGCGCAGTGCGCGCGGGACCTCGCCGAACGCGGCTACGACACAGTCGTCCTCGAAACGGAGAGCGAGGCGGAGTTCCCCCGCCAGAGCAACAAGTCGACCGCCGGGACGTTCCCGTCCACGATGGGGTCGTTCAACATCCCCGACGACGTGGTGATGAACTACACCGACGAGGTCGTCATCGAGTCGCCGAACGACGCCTACGGCCGCACCCAGTCGGGCGCGGTCCTGGAGTTCGCAGACTTCAAACGCTGGCTGGTCGCCGAGGGCCGCGACAACGGCGCGGAGTACATCTTCGACGCGCGTGTCACCAACCCGATCACCGAGAACGGGGAGATAATCGGCGTCGAGTACAATCGCGACGAGGAGGTCTACGGCGACATCGTCGTGGACGCGACCGGTCCGAACGCACCGCTGGCGAAGAAACTCGGCGTCGTCGACCTCGAACGGGAGAACCAAGCCATCGGGATCGAGTACGAGTTGGAGGGCATCGAGATCGACCACCCGGACTACGCGGACCTGACGGACGCGATGATGCTCCGACTGGACCACGACCTCGCGCCCGGCGGCTACTCCTGGATCTTCCACACCGGCGGCGACACCGCGAAGGTCGGCATCTGCTACATCCAGAACACGGCACACCAGGAGTACGCCCGCGACGGCTTCACGGTGGACGACTACCTCCAGTACTGGCTCGACACCGACCCCCGATTCGCGGACGCCGAGCGCATCGAGGGGAAACAACACCGTGGCTCTGCACACATCCAACTCCCCGAGGGACTGAGCGCCGCGAACTTCATGGCGGTCGGCGACACCGTGCCGACGATCGACCCCCTCTGGGGCGAGGGCATCGGGAAGGGCCTCCAGTCGGGCCGCGCCGCCGCGATCACGGCCGACAACTGTCTGATGGCCGGACTCGACGACACCTCCGCCGAGGCGATGTCCACCTACGACCGCCTCTGGCACGAGACGGTCGCACCGAACGTGAAGAAACGACTCCACATGACGCAACTGCTGTACCGCGGGACGAACGAGCGCTACGACAAACTCGTCCGCGATCTGAACAGTATCGGTGGTGACACCCTCCAGCGCGCCAACGGCGGGGATATTCGCGCACTCCTCCGGATCGTCAAGTCCGAAGACGTGCCGGTGATCGCCCGGTACGCGAAAGAACAGTTCTTCGGGCGGTAG
- a CDS encoding GNAT family N-acetyltransferase, with product MKHATHETISDHWAALLDCEPASVFTFGASVVASDTGSVAILVHPEGVVVSAPPALTDELRSALSQRSVAPTTTEARDVVEAAASGLVDSDDPAVAEVLGPQFVGYCDDSTFTPVHDEQSPVGLIEPESLTSLRDATPTDEWDRSGVRTDDDGPAFAVERDGQVVAATQYSIAHGTAGIAVVSRPAYRGEGNATRAVSAATAHALDAGLVPEYRTLEEWSSSVALAERLGFERVGVSLLVRLDETE from the coding sequence GTGAAGCACGCGACCCACGAGACGATCAGCGACCACTGGGCGGCACTCTTGGACTGTGAGCCTGCGAGCGTCTTCACGTTCGGCGCGTCGGTCGTGGCGAGCGATACCGGGTCGGTCGCCATCCTCGTCCATCCAGAAGGTGTGGTCGTCTCCGCGCCACCAGCACTCACCGACGAACTGCGGTCGGCCCTCTCACAACGTTCTGTCGCCCCCACCACGACCGAGGCACGGGATGTGGTCGAGGCTGCCGCCAGTGGGTTGGTCGATAGCGACGACCCCGCAGTCGCCGAGGTACTCGGGCCGCAGTTCGTCGGCTACTGTGACGACTCGACGTTCACGCCGGTCCACGACGAGCAGTCTCCCGTCGGACTGATCGAACCCGAGTCACTCACCTCGCTACGCGATGCGACACCCACCGACGAGTGGGACCGGTCGGGTGTGCGGACCGACGACGACGGACCGGCCTTCGCAGTCGAACGTGACGGACAGGTGGTCGCGGCGACACAGTACTCAATCGCGCACGGAACCGCCGGCATCGCGGTCGTCTCGCGTCCGGCGTATCGTGGCGAGGGGAACGCGACGCGCGCTGTCTCTGCGGCGACGGCCCACGCGCTGGACGCGGGGCTGGTGCCGGAGTACCGGACGCTGGAGGAGTGGTCGTCGTCGGTGGCGCTCGCAGAACGACTCGGCTTCGAGCGCGTCGGGGTGAGTCTGCTCGTGCGACTCGACGAGACGGAGTAG
- a CDS encoding serine/threonine-protein kinase RIO2, translating to MVRNIAAVMADLEPGDFYLLSGVEQGMRFSRWVNREKLPDYSDLTPENVDYRLDRCMQRELIQRKTIQYEGYQLTFEGYDALALRTFAQRDTVEGVGSSLGVGKESDVYEVQSYKPMALKFHREGYTNFRAVNKERDYTSDKNHVSWLYTARKAAEREHEVLETLYPDVSVPRPIDQNRHAIVMEKLPGVELARARFDSGQVVGVLDLILREVAGAYDAGYVHADMSEYNVFVDEDGITIFDWPQAVATDHENANELLERDVENLLGWFRRKYPSDIPETPTARTVAESIAAAEFTSIREIDD from the coding sequence ATGGTGCGGAACATCGCGGCCGTGATGGCCGACCTCGAACCCGGCGACTTCTATCTCCTGTCGGGCGTCGAGCAGGGGATGCGGTTCAGCCGATGGGTGAACCGCGAGAAACTGCCCGACTACTCCGATCTGACGCCGGAGAACGTCGACTACCGGCTGGATCGCTGTATGCAACGCGAACTGATCCAGCGGAAGACGATCCAGTACGAGGGCTACCAGCTCACCTTCGAGGGGTACGACGCGCTCGCCTTGCGGACGTTCGCCCAGCGAGACACGGTCGAAGGCGTCGGCTCCTCGCTCGGGGTGGGCAAGGAGTCGGACGTCTACGAGGTCCAGTCGTACAAGCCGATGGCGCTGAAGTTCCACCGCGAGGGGTACACGAACTTCCGGGCGGTGAACAAGGAACGCGACTACACTTCGGACAAGAACCACGTCTCGTGGCTCTACACCGCCCGGAAAGCGGCCGAGCGCGAACACGAGGTGCTGGAGACGCTCTACCCCGATGTCTCGGTTCCGCGTCCCATCGACCAGAACCGCCACGCCATCGTGATGGAGAAACTCCCCGGTGTCGAACTCGCCCGCGCCCGCTTCGACTCGGGGCAGGTCGTCGGCGTCCTCGATCTGATCCTCCGGGAGGTCGCCGGAGCCTACGACGCGGGCTACGTCCACGCCGACATGAGCGAGTACAACGTCTTCGTCGACGAGGACGGCATCACCATCTTCGACTGGCCCCAGGCAGTGGCGACCGACCACGAGAACGCCAACGAACTGCTCGAACGCGACGTGGAGAACCTGCTCGGCTGGTTCCGCCGGAAGTATCCGAGCGACATCCCCGAGACACCGACCGCCCGGACCGTCGCCGAGTCCATCGCCGCCGCCGAGTTCACGTCGATCCGCGAGATCGACGACTGA
- a CDS encoding DUF2182 domain-containing protein, with product MSTASDYLPDVDLDGVFDLSLDRATTAVVAMIGLDALWWVLLWDGHVPMPGMMWLMQDASVPMAAPGAMELGVFHVGTVGAVIDYTVMWGVMMWAMMHPPMTRFARDYTAAHRGSTTQTALSVTSFLTSYHIVWALSAVIPLGFHLLLPGGIHGFTQAHTRFVIGGVLVLTGLYQLTAFKQRLLRDCCGHVAPHTDDIPEAFREGARHGTRCILVCFAPFFLLMPFFGEMNFFWMVALTTVVTVERLPSWGRELAVSTGIVGLLAGLFVLVVQPDLPISFTMSMGM from the coding sequence GTGAGCACCGCGAGCGACTACCTCCCCGACGTCGATCTGGACGGCGTCTTCGACCTCTCGCTCGACCGCGCGACGACCGCCGTGGTCGCGATGATCGGTCTCGACGCCCTGTGGTGGGTGCTGCTGTGGGACGGCCACGTCCCGATGCCGGGGATGATGTGGCTGATGCAGGACGCCAGCGTCCCGATGGCCGCGCCGGGCGCGATGGAACTCGGGGTCTTCCACGTCGGTACCGTCGGTGCGGTGATCGACTACACCGTCATGTGGGGCGTGATGATGTGGGCGATGATGCACCCGCCGATGACTCGCTTCGCCCGCGACTACACCGCTGCCCACCGTGGCTCCACCACCCAGACAGCGCTCTCGGTCACCTCCTTCCTCACGAGCTACCACATCGTCTGGGCACTCTCCGCGGTGATCCCACTCGGCTTTCACCTGCTTCTCCCCGGTGGCATCCACGGCTTCACACAGGCGCACACCCGCTTCGTGATCGGTGGCGTCCTCGTGCTCACCGGACTCTACCAACTCACGGCGTTCAAACAGCGCCTCCTCCGCGACTGCTGTGGACACGTCGCCCCGCACACCGACGACATCCCCGAGGCGTTCCGCGAGGGCGCGCGGCACGGCACGCGCTGTATCCTCGTCTGTTTCGCGCCGTTCTTCCTCCTGATGCCCTTCTTCGGCGAGATGAACTTCTTCTGGATGGTCGCGCTGACGACCGTCGTCACCGTCGAACGACTCCCGTCGTGGGGGCGGGAGCTGGCGGTCTCGACCGGCATCGTCGGCCTGCTGGCCGGCCTGTTCGTGCTCGTCGTCCAGCCGGATCTGCCCATCTCGTTCACGATGTCGATGGGGATGTAG
- a CDS encoding SDR family NAD(P)-dependent oxidoreductase, translated as MTDSAIIVGASSGIGEALAYELADEGYEVGLAARRLERLQEIGSDLPTKAYVAKMDVTEVEEARDRLRRLIDAMGGCDLLVLSAGVGDLNPDLDWEPERQTVDVNVRGFTALATLGMQTFAEQGSGHLVGISSVAANFGNGGAPAYNASKAYVARYLEGLRYWADNADADITVTDVEPGFVDTKMAMGDELFWMASPETAAEQIASAIRAKRRHVYVTRRWRLVAWLLSVLPERVLSRLFD; from the coding sequence ATGACAGACAGCGCGATCATCGTCGGTGCCTCCTCCGGGATCGGCGAGGCACTGGCCTACGAACTCGCAGACGAGGGGTACGAAGTCGGACTCGCCGCGAGACGACTCGAACGACTCCAAGAGATCGGAAGCGATCTGCCGACGAAGGCGTACGTCGCCAAGATGGACGTGACAGAGGTGGAGGAAGCCCGCGACCGCCTCCGGCGACTGATCGACGCGATGGGTGGCTGTGACCTACTGGTGCTCTCGGCGGGCGTCGGCGACCTGAACCCGGACCTCGACTGGGAACCGGAGCGACAGACCGTGGACGTGAACGTCCGGGGGTTCACCGCGCTGGCGACACTGGGGATGCAGACCTTCGCGGAACAGGGATCGGGCCACCTCGTCGGCATCTCCTCGGTCGCGGCGAACTTCGGCAACGGCGGCGCGCCGGCGTACAACGCCTCGAAAGCCTACGTCGCCCGGTATCTGGAGGGGCTGCGCTACTGGGCCGACAACGCGGACGCCGACATCACCGTGACCGACGTGGAACCGGGGTTCGTGGACACGAAGATGGCCATGGGCGACGAGTTGTTCTGGATGGCGAGTCCGGAGACGGCGGCCGAACAGATCGCGAGCGCGATTCGCGCGAAGCGCCGGCACGTCTACGTCACCCGACGCTGGCGGCTGGTCGCGTGGCTCCTCTCGGTTCTGCCGGAACGCGTCCTCTCGCGGCTGTTCGACTGA